One window of Sinorhizobium numidicum genomic DNA carries:
- a CDS encoding DeoR/GlpR family DNA-binding transcription regulator produces the protein MKPEDRREAIMDVLMEAGTASIEDLALRFGVSKMTVHRDLDDLEQAGLLRKVHGGASIQSSPQFESDFRYREKIAAGEKRRIAEYAATLVEPGGSLIIDDSSTAGAIAAFLKDIRPLTVITNNLGVVTELSGAPGINVIALGGQYSKKFNGFFGIITEEALRSLRADVAFLSSSAIQGTTAFHQDQEVVQTKRQMVKAATRKYLLVDHEKFGRAALHFLTDLDAFDAVLTGSEVSDEHAAALSEAGVKLVRVNKEKISENA, from the coding sequence ATGAAACCGGAAGACAGGCGAGAGGCGATCATGGACGTGCTGATGGAGGCTGGCACGGCCTCCATCGAGGATCTCGCGCTTCGCTTCGGCGTCAGCAAGATGACGGTTCACCGGGATCTCGATGATCTCGAGCAGGCTGGGTTGCTGCGCAAAGTCCATGGTGGAGCATCGATCCAGTCCAGCCCGCAATTCGAAAGCGACTTTCGGTACCGCGAAAAGATCGCGGCGGGCGAAAAGCGCCGCATTGCCGAATATGCCGCGACGCTCGTCGAGCCTGGCGGGAGCCTTATCATCGATGACAGTTCGACTGCCGGCGCGATTGCCGCCTTTCTCAAGGATATTCGCCCGCTCACCGTGATTACCAATAATCTCGGCGTCGTCACCGAGCTTTCAGGTGCGCCGGGCATCAACGTCATCGCCCTCGGCGGCCAATACAGCAAGAAGTTCAACGGCTTCTTCGGGATCATCACCGAGGAGGCGCTGCGGTCGCTTCGCGCCGACGTGGCTTTCCTCTCGAGCTCGGCGATCCAGGGTACGACGGCCTTTCACCAGGACCAGGAGGTCGTCCAGACCAAACGGCAGATGGTGAAAGCCGCCACGCGCAAATACTTGCTCGTGGATCACGAGAAATTCGGGCGAGCAGCACTGCATTTCCTGACGGATCTCGATGCTTTCGATGCGGTCCTGACCGGCAGTGAGGTTTCGGACGAGCACGCGGCGGCGCTTAGCGAAGCCGGCGTCAAGCTGGTCAGGGTCAACAAAGAAAAGATATCGGAGAACGCATGA
- a CDS encoding TonB-dependent siderophore receptor, translating into MFLSLNRFRLSKHTVASGVALAALILSGAALAQDGGATELDTLVVEGGSAASATGPIDGYVAEATGTGSKTATPLTDIPQSVSVIGRQELEDRGVVNKIDEALRYTPGVTTEPFGTDPDTDWFYIRGFDATQTGVFLDGLTLFSQGFGNFQIDPFMLERVEVLKGPASVLYGGANPGGIVNLISKRPLDEPLYYTEIGINSDGNAFTGFDVNDTLTDDGTVRYRLTGKIAGGDNYSDFSEDLRGFILPQVTYAPHDATSLTVYGLLQGLDQVRVGNGFLPYVGTVVDAPFGKIDRDAFYGEPDLDEGTYAQQMIGYEAKHEFESGWTFTQNARYAHLHKHEQGPYTYGYVGGTPTGPDYLLNRIGFEATSKVDTFSIDNRAEKEFDLGGTSHAFLTGLDYKYYRLDHIQACCGATPISATNPAYGVPQGANFVYLDQILTQQQLGVYVQDQIRFGGGWLVTLNGRYDYVDTDSDAAVGTSYKSHDGALSGRAGLAYEFENGVTPYVSAATFFNPLVGTRTTDPADPTNPAKMAGFEPEEGYQYEAGVKYAPSFIDGLFTASLFQITKQNVSVAVPGSFVNAQLGEVRSTGIELEGKVNISADWTVIGAFAHTDLEVTKDLDRSLIGKSPVIVPETQASLWLDYTVPSGAFEGVSLGAGVRYQGESWADAANTEKVPAATLVDAAVRYERNDWSASLNVANLFDKEYVKGCQGLSTCGYGESRTVTLKLSRKW; encoded by the coding sequence CTCACCGACATTCCCCAATCGGTGTCGGTGATCGGCCGCCAGGAACTGGAAGACCGTGGCGTCGTCAACAAGATCGATGAAGCGCTACGCTATACGCCCGGCGTAACGACGGAGCCCTTCGGGACTGATCCCGACACGGACTGGTTTTACATCCGTGGTTTCGACGCGACGCAGACCGGCGTCTTCCTCGATGGCCTGACGCTCTTCAGCCAGGGCTTCGGCAACTTTCAGATCGACCCCTTCATGCTGGAGCGGGTAGAAGTGCTGAAGGGCCCCGCCTCCGTGCTCTACGGCGGCGCCAATCCGGGCGGAATCGTCAACCTGATCAGCAAGCGGCCGCTGGACGAGCCTCTCTATTATACGGAGATCGGCATCAACAGCGACGGCAACGCCTTTACCGGCTTCGATGTCAACGACACGCTGACTGATGATGGCACGGTGCGCTATCGTCTGACCGGCAAGATCGCCGGCGGCGACAATTACTCGGATTTTTCCGAAGACCTGCGTGGCTTTATCCTGCCGCAGGTGACCTACGCGCCCCACGACGCAACCAGCCTCACCGTCTATGGCCTGCTGCAGGGGCTTGACCAAGTGCGGGTCGGCAACGGCTTCCTGCCTTATGTCGGAACGGTGGTCGACGCCCCGTTCGGCAAGATCGATCGCGACGCTTTCTACGGCGAACCCGATCTCGACGAGGGAACCTACGCCCAACAGATGATCGGTTACGAAGCTAAACACGAGTTTGAAAGCGGCTGGACCTTCACTCAGAACGCCCGTTATGCCCACCTCCACAAGCATGAGCAGGGCCCCTATACCTACGGCTACGTTGGCGGCACGCCGACGGGACCCGACTACCTGCTGAACCGCATCGGTTTCGAGGCGACGTCGAAGGTCGATACCTTTTCGATCGACAATCGCGCGGAGAAAGAGTTCGACCTCGGCGGCACGAGCCACGCGTTCCTCACGGGCCTCGACTATAAGTATTACAGGCTCGATCACATACAGGCCTGCTGCGGCGCGACGCCGATCAGCGCGACAAATCCCGCCTATGGCGTGCCGCAGGGCGCGAACTTCGTTTATCTCGATCAGATCCTCACGCAACAGCAGCTCGGTGTCTACGTTCAGGACCAGATCCGCTTCGGTGGCGGCTGGCTCGTCACGCTCAATGGCCGCTACGACTACGTCGACACAGATTCCGACGCTGCTGTCGGAACGAGCTACAAATCGCACGACGGTGCCTTGAGCGGGCGCGCCGGCCTTGCTTACGAATTCGAGAACGGGGTGACGCCCTATGTCAGCGCCGCCACCTTCTTCAATCCGCTTGTCGGCACGCGGACGACCGATCCCGCGGACCCCACGAACCCGGCGAAGATGGCCGGGTTCGAACCCGAAGAGGGCTACCAGTACGAAGCCGGCGTGAAATACGCACCGTCCTTTATCGATGGCCTGTTCACCGCATCCCTCTTCCAGATTACCAAACAGAACGTCTCGGTTGCCGTGCCCGGTTCATTCGTCAATGCGCAGCTCGGCGAAGTCCGCTCCACCGGTATCGAGCTCGAAGGCAAGGTCAACATAAGCGCGGACTGGACGGTGATCGGCGCCTTCGCCCATACGGATCTCGAAGTCACGAAAGATCTCGACCGAAGCCTGATCGGCAAGTCGCCGGTCATCGTTCCCGAAACGCAGGCGTCGCTGTGGCTCGACTATACCGTTCCGAGCGGAGCATTCGAAGGCGTGAGCCTCGGCGCCGGCGTCAGATACCAGGGCGAGTCCTGGGCCGACGCGGCGAACACGGAGAAAGTGCCGGCCGCGACGCTGGTGGATGCCGCCGTCCGCTATGAAAGGAACGACTGGAGCGCGTCGCTCAACGTCGCCAACCTCTTCGACAAGGAATATGTCAAGGGATGCCAGGGCCTGTCGACCTGCGGCTACGGTGAAAGCCGGACGGTCACACTGAAGCTCAGCAGGAAGTGGTGA
- a CDS encoding low temperature requirement protein A: MSETTQPKPQSGAHHLSRMSGRDPHEGHRAATPLELLFDLTFVIAFSLAAAQLAHLLAEGHFKAGLIGFGFASFAICWAWVNFSWFASAYDTDDWVFRCVTMVQMAGVLILAIGLPPMFESIDKGEHLNTAIMVLGYVVMRVAMVFQWLRAARQDPLRRKACTTYATAVSIAQVGWIILIFIDFSLLVTLAFVVVLTAVEMTGPVIAESLQGGTPWHAHHIAERYSLLAIIALGEGVVGTVASVTAVVEGHGWNLDVALVCIAGTGLTFGMWWIYFMLPSAEILHRFRERCFVWGYGHIPIFAAIVATGAGLHVAAYYIEHKAHISSVATVVTVALPAATYIALIYVMYAYLLRRADRLHIWLLAGTAFVLAASVAAAMAGIPMAVCLIILMLAPVVTIVGYEVAGHRHRARALEHALGEKQ, encoded by the coding sequence ATGTCCGAAACCACACAACCAAAGCCGCAATCGGGAGCCCACCACCTGTCCAGGATGAGCGGGCGCGATCCGCACGAGGGACACCGCGCAGCGACGCCGCTCGAATTGCTTTTCGATCTGACGTTCGTCATTGCCTTCAGCCTGGCTGCTGCGCAACTCGCGCACCTTCTGGCGGAGGGGCATTTTAAGGCCGGGCTGATCGGCTTCGGCTTTGCCAGCTTTGCGATCTGCTGGGCCTGGGTAAATTTCTCCTGGTTCGCATCCGCCTACGATACGGACGATTGGGTATTTCGCTGCGTGACGATGGTGCAAATGGCAGGGGTGCTGATCCTCGCAATCGGCCTGCCGCCGATGTTTGAATCGATCGATAAAGGCGAACATCTCAACACCGCTATCATGGTGCTCGGCTATGTGGTGATGCGCGTCGCCATGGTATTTCAATGGTTGCGAGCAGCACGGCAAGACCCGCTGCGCCGCAAGGCCTGCACGACCTATGCGACGGCTGTCTCCATCGCCCAGGTTGGTTGGATCATCCTGATCTTCATCGATTTCTCGCTGCTCGTGACCCTTGCTTTCGTCGTGGTGCTGACGGCGGTGGAAATGACGGGGCCGGTGATCGCCGAATCATTGCAGGGAGGAACACCCTGGCATGCCCACCATATCGCCGAGCGCTACAGCCTGCTCGCCATTATCGCTCTCGGCGAAGGCGTGGTCGGGACGGTTGCCTCGGTTACGGCCGTTGTCGAAGGGCACGGCTGGAACCTTGACGTGGCTCTTGTCTGCATCGCCGGAACGGGACTGACCTTCGGCATGTGGTGGATCTATTTCATGCTTCCGAGCGCGGAGATCCTCCACCGGTTTCGCGAACGCTGCTTTGTCTGGGGCTATGGGCACATACCGATCTTCGCCGCGATCGTTGCGACCGGTGCGGGTCTGCATGTTGCCGCCTACTACATCGAGCACAAGGCGCATATTTCCTCGGTGGCAACGGTGGTGACGGTTGCCCTTCCCGCAGCGACCTACATAGCGCTGATCTACGTGATGTACGCCTATCTGTTGCGCCGTGCGGACCGCCTCCATATCTGGCTTCTGGCTGGGACGGCGTTCGTGCTGGCCGCATCCGTTGCCGCGGCCATGGCGGGCATTCCCATGGCGGTATGCCTCATCATCCTGATGCTGGCGCCGGTCGTGACGATCGTCGGCTATGAAGTTGCGGGCCACCGGCACCGGGCGCGGGCTTTGGAGCATGCGCTCGGGGAGAAGCAGTGA
- a CDS encoding sugar phosphate isomerase/epimerase family protein: MAFTLSLNTNPLVNRFAEPDDLIDTIAEKIRIGHVQLTHEFVNPGWPAATINKTIRQFRTALARTGVKITSGMTGPYGRLNHFGHPDQDVRRYYIDWFKTFADISAELGASGIGTQFAILTLRDYDDPVRREELVAIAIECWREVAEHARAAGLSYLFWEPMSVGREFGHTIEACRALDRRLAAAELPVPMKMMVDIDHGDVTSPNAADIDPYAWAEAFPKQSPIIHIKQSSMNKGGHWPFTAAYNKEGRITPERLIDAIGRGGGTDNEICLELSFREREPTDHLVVEMIRESVEFWEPHIDTGFNHVQKIT, encoded by the coding sequence ATGGCCTTCACGCTGTCGCTCAACACCAATCCTCTCGTCAATCGTTTTGCCGAGCCGGATGACCTGATCGACACGATCGCGGAGAAGATCCGTATCGGCCACGTGCAACTCACCCATGAATTCGTCAATCCCGGCTGGCCGGCGGCGACGATCAACAAGACGATCCGGCAGTTCCGCACGGCGCTTGCCCGGACAGGCGTGAAGATCACCTCCGGGATGACCGGACCCTATGGCCGGCTCAACCATTTCGGCCATCCGGACCAGGATGTCCGTCGCTACTATATCGACTGGTTCAAGACCTTCGCCGACATCTCAGCCGAACTCGGCGCATCCGGCATCGGCACGCAATTCGCGATTCTCACGCTCAGAGATTATGACGATCCGGTGCGCCGCGAAGAGCTGGTGGCGATCGCCATCGAATGCTGGCGGGAGGTCGCCGAGCACGCGAGGGCCGCCGGTCTTTCCTATCTCTTCTGGGAGCCGATGTCGGTCGGCCGCGAGTTCGGCCACACGATCGAGGCGTGCAGGGCGCTCGACCGCCGGCTGGCGGCGGCCGAACTGCCGGTTCCGATGAAGATGATGGTCGATATCGACCATGGCGACGTCACGTCGCCGAATGCGGCCGATATCGATCCCTACGCCTGGGCCGAGGCCTTTCCGAAGCAGTCGCCGATCATCCACATCAAACAGTCATCGATGAACAAGGGTGGCCACTGGCCCTTCACCGCTGCCTACAACAAGGAAGGCCGGATCACCCCGGAACGCCTTATCGACGCCATCGGGCGGGGCGGCGGAACTGACAACGAGATCTGCCTCGAACTCTCGTTCCGCGAGCGCGAGCCGACTGATCATCTGGTGGTCGAAATGATCCGCGAATCGGTGGAGTTCTGGGAGCCGCACATCGACACGGGTTTCAATCACGTTCAGAAAATCACATGA
- a CDS encoding RpiB/LacA/LacB family sugar-phosphate isomerase, which yields MKIAIGADSAGKPLLDVIAAHLATRSDLEVRDLSQAGYYADLSQNLAQTITAGENDRGILICGTGIGVCISANKVPGIRAALTHDTYSAERAAKSNNAQIITMGARVIGPELAKSIVDTWLASEFDPNGPSAANVQAIDRLDTGK from the coding sequence ATGAAAATCGCCATCGGAGCTGACAGTGCAGGCAAGCCCTTGCTCGACGTCATTGCCGCGCATCTTGCCACCAGAAGCGACCTCGAAGTGAGGGATCTGAGCCAAGCCGGCTATTATGCCGACCTGTCGCAAAACCTGGCGCAGACGATCACCGCCGGCGAGAACGACCGCGGCATCCTCATCTGCGGCACCGGCATCGGCGTCTGCATCTCGGCCAACAAAGTGCCAGGCATACGTGCGGCGCTGACGCATGACACCTATTCTGCCGAGCGGGCGGCAAAGTCCAACAATGCGCAGATCATCACCATGGGCGCGCGTGTGATCGGGCCGGAACTGGCGAAGTCGATCGTCGATACCTGGCTCGCCTCCGAGTTCGATCCGAACGGCCCATCGGCCGCCAATGTGCAGGCGATCGATCGGCTGGACACGGGCAAGTAA
- a CDS encoding triose-phosphate isomerase, whose protein sequence is MSNSGLWVGTSWKMNKTLAEAMAFAEGLAAADAERDARIQRFVIPPFTAVRQVKERLKATSVRVGAQNMHWEDAGAWTGEISPVMLKDCNVDLVELGHSERREHFGETDRTVGLKTAAAVQHGLVPLICIGETLAEREAGEADAVLRRQVEGAFAFLEGAAKTAPILLAYEPVWAIGVNGIPATADYADARHKLIGEVAKETVGVTVPVLYGGSVNPQNCEELIVQPHIDGLFIGRSAWDVSGYLDILQRVAGAI, encoded by the coding sequence ATGAGCAACTCTGGGCTCTGGGTCGGCACGAGCTGGAAAATGAATAAGACGCTCGCCGAGGCGATGGCTTTCGCAGAGGGCCTCGCCGCGGCGGATGCTGAGCGTGATGCCCGCATCCAGCGCTTCGTCATTCCGCCGTTCACGGCGGTCCGGCAGGTGAAGGAGAGATTGAAGGCGACGAGCGTCAGGGTCGGCGCACAGAACATGCATTGGGAAGATGCCGGCGCCTGGACCGGCGAGATTTCGCCGGTGATGCTCAAGGACTGCAATGTCGATCTCGTCGAACTCGGCCACAGCGAGCGTCGCGAACATTTCGGCGAGACAGACCGGACCGTCGGGCTGAAAACGGCGGCAGCGGTGCAGCACGGTCTCGTTCCGCTGATTTGCATCGGTGAGACGCTCGCCGAACGGGAAGCGGGGGAGGCGGACGCAGTGTTGCGGCGCCAGGTCGAGGGGGCGTTCGCCTTTCTCGAAGGGGCGGCCAAGACCGCGCCGATCCTGCTCGCCTACGAGCCGGTCTGGGCGATCGGCGTCAATGGAATTCCGGCGACGGCTGACTATGCCGATGCCCGGCACAAGCTGATTGGCGAAGTCGCCAAGGAGACGGTCGGCGTGACCGTGCCTGTGCTCTACGGCGGCAGCGTCAATCCTCAGAACTGCGAGGAACTGATCGTCCAGCCCCATATCGACGGCCTCTTCATCGGCCGTTCCGCATGGGACGTCAGCGGCTACCTCGACATTTTGCAGCGTGTCGCCGGGGCGATCTGA